In Erigeron canadensis isolate Cc75 chromosome 1, C_canadensis_v1, whole genome shotgun sequence, a single window of DNA contains:
- the LOC122580534 gene encoding protein YIPF5 homolog — translation MSREFNVPPVIFPSGGNPNTGGPQRRSLPTAPFQPPRSSNPGIPFMSFDIGASPASTSFSTPQFMGPTSSNNLVGSNINFDDEPPLLEELGINTKQIWNKTVSILNPFKVKTDIHEDADLSGPFLFLMAFGLFQLLAGKLHFGIILGWVTVASLFLYVVFNMLAGRNGNLDLYRCLSLIGYCMLPIVILSALGLFVPQGGVVVFGMMGVFVIWSTRVCTRLLVELASCGDEHRGLIAYACFLIYMLFSLLVVF, via the coding sequence ATGTCTAGAGAATTCAACGTCCCACCGGTAATCTTCCCGTCGGGCGGCAACCCCAACACCGGCGGCCCACAACGACGGAGCCTCCCAACCGCCCCATTCCAACCACCGCGATCATCAAACCCCGGTATCCCTTTCATGTCATTCGACATCGGAGCATCACCAGCTTCCACGTCATTCTCCACTCCACAATTCATGGGCCCTACCTCCTCCAACAATCTTGTCGGGTCAAACATTAATTTCGACGACGAACCACCTTTGTTAGAAGAGCTAGGTATCAATACTAAACAAATTTGGAACAAAACCGTATCGATATTGAACCCGTTTAAAGTGAAAACGGATATCCATGAGGATGCTGACCTGTCAggtccatttttatttttaatggcatttgggttgtttcaattgcttgcAGGGAAGCTACATTTTGGGATTATATTGGGTTGGGTTACGGTTGCCTCGTTGTTTTTGTACGTCGTTTTTAATATGTTAGCAGGCCGAAATGGGAACCTTGATTTGTATAGATGTTTAAGTTTGATCGGGTATTGTATGTTGCCGATTGTGATATTGTCGGCGCTCGGTTTGTTTGTTCCTCAAGGTGGGGTTGTGGTGTTTGGGATGATGGGTGTGTTTGTCATTTGGTCGACGAGGGTTTGTACGAGGTTGTTGGTGGAGCTTGCTAGCTGCGGTGATGAGCATCGTGGACTTATTGCGTACGCTTGTTTCTTGATTTACATGCTTTTTTCGTTGTTGGTCGTGTTTTGA
- the LOC122585107 gene encoding rho GDP-dissociation inhibitor 1-like gives MVYSISSSKSMGFFEKKQIDNDHKDENTEKSRGDAEVEDKNGVAKITRNMSESSICIPEDEDDHEDVQEKLQIGPKRTLKEQYEADKDDESLMRWKEQLLGSVDINAVAETLDPEVKILSLSIVSPGRQDLVLTVPDNGKIKGTWFTLKEGSRYTIKFTFQVQNNIVSGLKYTNTVWKTGLKVDKTKEMIGTFSPQQELYTHEIPEDTTPSGILARGSYSARTKFLDDDNKCYLELNYTFDIRKDWQSS, from the exons ATGGTATATAGCATTTCGAGTTCCAAAAGCATGggattctttgaaaagaagcaGATTGACAATGATCATAAAGATGAAAATACCGAGAAGTCTAGAGGTGATGCTGAGGTTGAAGACAAGAATGGGGTGGCTAAGATTACTAGGAACATGAGTGAGAGTTCAATATGTATCcctgaagatgaagatgatcaCGAAGATGTTCAAGAGAAGTTACAGATCGGTCCAAAGCGTACCCTTAAAGAACAATATGAAGCTGATAAG GATGATGAGAGCTTAATGAGATGGAAAGAACAACTTCTTGGATCTGTGGATATTAATGCTGTTGCAG AAACTTTAGATCCAGAAGTCAAGATTCTGAGCCTGTCTATTGTATCTCCTGGCAGACAAGATTTAGTTCTTACAGTTCCTGATAACGGAAAAATCAAAGGGACATGGTTTACCCTGAAAGAAGGGAGTCGTTATACTATCAAGTTCACTTTCCAAGTTCAGAACAACATTGTCTCTGGTCTCAAGTACACTAACACAGTCTGGAAAACCGGTCTCAAAG TTGACAAAACCAAGGAAATGATTGGCACTTTTAGTCCTCAACAAGAGCTTTATACACATGAAATTCCTGAAGATACCACCCCTTCTGGCATACTTGCTAGAGGATCATATTCGGCAAGAACTAAG TTTCTTGATGATGATAACAAGTGTTACTTGGAATTGAACTACACATTTGATATCAGGAAAGACTGGCAATCATCTTGA
- the LOC122584756 gene encoding uncharacterized protein LOC122584756 yields MAADIVVPLVVKIGELIFEPIGKSLSYLCSYRQNITSFQNQVPALENSRIDIQGLVDEAKRNGEHVLPQVAEWLTTADGFVRESSKFFDDHQSSPSCANLVSRYKVSKEAKKSVMVVNQLLQDCNFVRVSQQPPPPPLWSASTGDLETFDSRNLVLKEIMEALKDDNTDIIGVYGMGGVGKTTLVKQVAKQAGEQNMFDEMVISVISQTTNVRSIQGEIADKLGLKLQQESESGRASRLCERLKQSTRVLLILDDVWKQLDLEAIGIPHNDVHKGCKLLLTSRNKDVCNEMNAQVCVPVSVLSELEAWNLFCKKASITHDSSDVRHLATKIVERCGGLPIVIVTVARALRGKSKHVWSDALRQLHNPPPKHIKGMQKYVYSSLELSYNYLETDEIKFCFLLCSLFKEDVEIPVESLVRYGMGLSLFQHVHKLEAARDRTFALVEGLKACCLLLDGKSEEYVRMHDVIRDFAILVSSRSSKFMSLVRHDIQSFGRHICDPPDPFTAISLVSTIITELPSGLNWSKLEILLLQFHSDSVQVPDNFFERMKELKVLSMSDMPILSLPSSIKSLSEMRTLCLERCKLRDISSIGELKSLEILSFVGSNVKRLPKEIGQLSRLRLLDLTDCEELTTIPPKVLSRLSSLESLNMMNSFVNWCDEDKHAHGNNSSLSELKMLPCLRSLEVNILNVNLIPKDLVLKDLIKFKIYVGSYRLASVNHQYSTALKLNVDEGSSVPEGLRLLLKQAQYLIFECCPHVLKNILCDLRSEGFQNLKGIELYGNCDIEYIVDTVGCKPGAIFPTLGKLEVVSMENLTEICHGHLPAESFQALRELDLKYLPEFVCLWKEGTQGRTCLSNLRTVRIHTCHKLEILFPPHTTTDLALLNDLCIFNCGIFRGIFSTDLTEAAEERAEILLPMLNSLELSLLPNLKSFCPNKNEISPSNDKLDTPLFGGNVKFPNLHDLQLRELPKVKALWHLQMPEESFGRLKVLRITRCNSISKLIPFNMVQRLKSLESLSIINCDMLKEIIELEGLASETNAKSTDFPPLKEIVLCGLSELEHLWWNGPFGYLSLQFLGFLTITRCDSLTCIFSISTLKGLIQLQRLEIESCALVNKIVSIESGEDSNMAVFPQLHTLRLNHLPELTSFYKDHKALDWPSLKVLSIANCPNMRTFPGSELMQIVDPAGNLYVTVEPLFNKTDAFPNMEELHIQYMYNLVEVWHRQYPDQTFSSLQVLDVRGCERLVYVGPTHMLSRLQMLSKLYIEDCGSVEEIFVTEHQTDADVSLFGLTELRLKNLPKLKHIWWDKNFQSESFHFQNLSSLEVSGCDHLKYILSTSITKGLMQLQELKINSCELVEEVVLNEQYQREVIVFPRMKTLELKHMPNLLTFCSINGTLQLPSLQVLKVIDCHKMKMLASILNRSNVRLESVLSEDLLENNFANVGETFLGGEILLPMLEKLKIEGLSRSTGLWHNQRPSPNGSSFHQLKNLKVRRCNKLLRLFPNLNFLDKLHIEDCDLLEDILGIDPSFLGGPENHVSCMLRDVKLQNLPKLVEVWWNKDFGPILNYPKFSSLKVIKCDGLRKVFSVLGVKHFIHVEELYLSNCLMMKEVVAEDEQKGHAEQKIVFPQLHSLALANLPNLVSFCSGGFTLEFPSLENLSLEGCPKMRTFCLRQPVTPKLNEIKVENGDLIWKNDLNSTIKHMFGTKDSKRRSRKKKDKDFKNQVLSA; encoded by the exons ATGGCTGCTGATATTGTTGTTCCTTTAGTTGTAAAGATAGGAGAGTTGATATTTGAACCTATAGGGAAATCATTAAGTTACTTGTGTAGTTATAGACAGAACATTACTTCTTTCCAAAACCAAGTTCCGGCTTTGGAGAACAGTAGGATTGACATCCAAGGTTTAGTTGATGAGGCAAAGAGAAATGGGGAGCATGTTCTGCCTCAAGTTGCAGAATGGCTAACAACTGCAGATGGGTTTGTCAGAGAATCTAGCAAGTTTTTTGATGACCATCAAAGTAGCCCGTCATGTGCGAACCTGGTTTCACGATATAAAGTTAGTAAGGAAGCCAAAAAGAGTGTGATGGTTGTTAATCAGCTTCTTCAAGATTGTAATTTTGTACGTGTATCTCAACAACCTCCGCCACCACCGTTGTGGTCTGCCTCGACAGGGGATTTGGAGACTTTTGACTCGAGGAACTTAGTGCTTAAAGAGATTATGGAAGCGCTTAAAGATGATAATACAGATATTATTGGGGTGTATGGTATGGGTGGTGTTGGTAAGACTACTCTTGTAAAACAAGTTGCCAAGCAAGCCGGTGAGCAAAATATGTTTGATGAGATGGTGATTTCGGTCATCTCTCAAACCACAAATGTGAGGAGCATTCAAGGGGAGATTGCTGATAAGTTGGGACTGAAACTTCAGCAAGAAAGTGAATCTGGAAGGGCATCTCGGTTATGTGAAAGGTTGAAGCAGTCAACACGGGTGCTTTTGATACTGGATGACGTATGGAAACAACTTGATTTGGAGGCTATTGGGATACCACACAATGATGTACACAAGGGCTGCAAATTGTTGTTGACATCACGGAACAAAGATGTGTGCAATGAGATGAATGCTCAAGTATGTGTCCCTGTAAGTGTCTTATCGGAATTGGAAGCTTGGAACTTATTTTGCAAGAAAGCCAGCATTACCCACGATAGTTCTGATGTACGTCATCTAGCAACTAAGATAGTCGAAAGATGTGGAGGCCTACCGATTGTAATTGTAACAGTTGCACGAGCTCTTAGAGGCAAGAGTAAACATGTTTGGAGTGATGCACTTCGTCAGTTACATAACCCTCCTCCGAAGCACATTAAAGGCATGCAGAAATATGTCTACTCATCTCTAGAATTGAGTTACAATTATTTGGAAACGGATGAAATCAAGTTTTGCTTCTTGCTTTGTAGTTTATTTAAGGAAGATGTTGAGATTCCTGTTGAAAGTTTGGTTAGATACGGCATGGGGTTGAGTTTGTTTCAGCATGTTCATAAATTAGAAGCTGCCCGAGACAGGACATTTGCCTTAGTCGAAGGTCTCAAAGCTTGTTGCTTGCTATTGGATGGTAAAAGCGAGGAGTATGTTAGGATGCATGACGTCATTCGGGATTTTGCTATTTTGGTTTCATCTAGAAGTAGTAAATTTATGTCTTTGGTAAGACATGATATACAATCCTTTGGAAGACATATTTGTGACCCTCCTGACCCTTTTACTGCAATCTCGCTGGTATCAACTATCATAACTGAACTTCCCAGTGGCTTGAATTGGTCAAAACTTGAAATTCTGCTCTTACAATTTCACTCTGATTCAGTTCAAGTTCCGGATAATTTCTTTGAAAGAATGAAAGAGCTTAAAGTTCTTTCCATGAGTGACATGCCCATTTTGTCTTTACCTTCATCAATTAAATCATTGTCGGAAATGAGGACGTTGTGCCTTGAGCGTTGCAAGCTGCGGGACATCTCATCAATCGGAGAGCTGAAGAGtcttgaaattttaagttttgtgGGGTCTAATGTAAAGCGATTGCCTAAGGAAATTGGACAACTATCTCGGCTGAGACTTCTAGATCTAACGGATTGTGAGGAGTTGACAACAATTCCACCCAAAGTGTTATCAAGATTGTCTTCATTGGAAAGCTTGAATATGATGAACAGTTTTGTGAACTGGTGTGATGAAGATAAACATGCCCATGGGAACAATTCGTCTCTCAGTGAGTTGAAAATGTTGCCATGCTTGAGATCCTTAGAAGTGAACATACTCAACGTTAATCTCATTCCCAAAGATCTAGTATTGAAAGATCTGATCAAATTCAAGATATATGTTGGAAGCTATAGGTTGGCTAGTGTTAACCATCAATACTCGACAGCTTTAAAACTCAACGTTGATGAAGGTAGCAGTGTTCCCGAAGGTCTCAGGCTGTTACTAAAACAAGCTCAATACCTGATCTTTGAATGTTGTCCTCATGTCTTAAAGAATATTCTATGTGACTTGAGAAGTGAAGGATTCCAAAACCTCAAGGGGATTGAGTTATACGGTAATTGTGACATTGAGTACATAGTTGACACAGTAGGATGTAAACCAGGTGCCATCTTTCCTACTTTGGGTAAGCTGGAAGTAGTTTCTATGGAAAACCTTACAGAAATATGTCATGGTCATCTCCCTGCCGAATCGTTCCAGGCATTGCGCGAATTGGATCTAAAATACTTGCCCGAGTTTGTCTGTTTGTGGAAGGAGGGCACTCAGGGACGCACTTGCCTTTCCAACCTAAGGACTGTCCGTATACATACTTGTCATAAATTGGAAATTCTTTTCCCACCACACACAACTACAGATCTTGCGTTGCTCAATGATTTGTGTATATTTAATTGTGGCATTTTCCGGGGAATATTTTCCACTGATCTCACAGAGGCAGCTGAGGAAAGGGCTGAAATTTTGCTTCCCATGTTAAATAGCCTGGAGCTTTCTCTTTTGCCCAATTTAAAGAGTTTCTGCCCCAACAAGAACGAGATTTCACCGTCAAATGACAAGCTTGATACACCTCTTTTTGGTGGTAAT GTAAAATTTCCTAATTTGCATGACCTGCAACTGAGGGAACTACCAAAGGTGAAAGCGTTATGGCACCTACAGATGCCTGAAGAGAGCTTTGGCAGACTAAAAGTTCTCAGGATCACAAGGTGCAATTCAATCTCAAAATTGATTCCATTCAACATGGTGCAGAGATTAAAGAGCTTGGAGAGTCTTTCTATCATTAATTGTGATATGCTTAAGGAGATTATTGAACTCGAAGGTCTTGCTAGTGAAACTAATGCAAAATCAACTGATTTCCCACCGCTGAAAGAAATAGTTCTATGTGGCTTATCTGAGTTGGAGCACTTGTGGTGGAACGGCCCTTTTGGATATCTTAGCTTGCAGTTTTTAGGTTTTCTCACCATCACTCGATGTGATAGTCTGACCTGTATATTTTCTATATCGACATTGAAAGGTCTCATTCAGCTTCAACGACTAGAAATAGAATCATGTGCATTGGTTAACAAGATTGTTTCTATAGAGAGCGGAGAGGACAGCAACATGGCTGTTTTTCCACAATTACACACTCTCCGACTTAACCACTTGCCAGAACTTACAAGTTTCTACAAAGATCACAAAGCTTTAGATTGGCCATCTTTAAAAGTATTGAGTATTGCAAATTGTCCGAATATGCGAACTTTTCCTGGTTCTGAACTTATGCAAATAGTGGATCCGGCGGGTAACCTTTATGTTACTGTAGAACCCCTTTTCAATAAAACG GATGCATTTCCTAATATGGAAGAGTTGCACATACAGTACATGTATAACCTGGTCGAGGTATGGCACAGACAATATCCGGATCAGACCTTCTCCAGTCTACAAGTCCTGGATGTGAGAGGGTGTGAAAGGTTAGTATATGTTGGTCCAACCCATATGCTGTCAAGGCTCCAGATGCTGAGTAAACTTTACATAGAAGATTGTGGTTCAGTTGAGGAAATCTTCGTCACCGAACATCAAACTGATGCTGACGTGTCATTGTTCGGCCTGACAGAATTAAGATTGAAGAATTTGCCTAAACTGAAGCATATATGGTGGGACAAGAATTTTCAATCTGAATCATTTCACTTTCAGAACCTAAGTTCACTTGAAGTTTCTGGTTGTGATCATCTGAAATATATACTCTCAACTTCCATCACCAAAGGGCTAATGCAACTCCAAGAGCTTAAAATAAATTCATGCGAGTTAGTTGAAGAGGTGGTCTTGAACGAACAATACCAACGTGAAGTGATAGTCTTTCCTCGAATGAAAACTCTTGAACTAAAGCATATGCCAAACCTTTTGACTTTCTGTTCTATAAATGGTACATTGCAACTGCCATCCCTTCAAGTGCTGAAAGTAATTGACTGCCACAAGATGAAGATGCTTGCTTCCATTCTAAATCGGAGTAATGTTAGATTGGAAAGCGTATTATCAGAAGACTTGTTGGAAAATAACTTTGCCAATGTAGGCGAAACTTTTTTGGGTGGGGAG ATACTATTACCCATGTTGGAGAAACTAAAGATTGAGGGACTAAGTAGATCAACAGGCCTATGGCATAACCAACGACCAAGTCCTAACGGCTCCTCGTTTCATCAACTAAAAAATTTGAAGGTTAGAAGATGCAACAAACTATTAAGATTGTTTCCTAACCTAAACTTTCTGGATAAGCTTCATATTGAAGATTGTGATTTACTTGAAGATATTCTTGGAATTGATCCATCGTTTTTGGGAGGTCCCGAAAATCATGTGAGTTGTATGTTAAGGGATGTCAAGCTACAAAATCTACCTAAGTTAGTGGAAGTATGGTGGAACAAGGATTTTGGTCCCATTTTGAACTACCCAAAGTTTTCTTCATTGAAAGTCATCAAGTGTGATGGTTTGAGGAAAGTATTTTCGGTATTGGGAGTTAAGCACTTCATACATGTTGAAGAACTTTACTTATCTAATTGCTTAATGATGAAAGAAGTAGTTGCCGAGGATGAACAGAAAGGACATGCTGAACAGAAAATTGTATTCCCTCAACTTCATTCTCTAGCTCTTGCAAATCTGCCAAATCTTGTGAGTTTCTGCTCGGGGGGTTTTACGCTTGAATTTCCTTCATTGGAAAATCTGAGCTTGGAGGGTTGTCCCAAAATGCGTACATTCTGTTTAAGGCAGCCAGTTACACCAAAGCTCAATGAAATAAAAGTCGAAAACGGAGACCTCATATGGAAGAATGACCTTAATAGCACTATCAAACACATGTTTGGCACCAAG GATTCTAAGAGACGAAGCCGGAAGaagaaagataaagattttaaaaatcagGTTCTTTCTGCATAA
- the LOC122605847 gene encoding zinc finger A20 and AN1 domain-containing stress-associated protein 5-like, translating to MAEEQKFQEPTNHHHHHHILCANNCGFFGSPTTLNLCSKCYKNHSQFSTTGLQKPPATTSSSSSVVGDLPTETRDHDVVTLPSNEGEQVVVRSRCGSCNKRVGLTGFRCKCEMVFCGTHRYPEKHECCFDFKTVGKEAIAKANPVVKGMKLINKI from the coding sequence atggCAGAGGAACAAAAATTCCAAGAAccaacaaatcatcatcatcatcatcatatcttATGTGCCAATAATTGTGGCTTTTTTGGTAGTCCAACTACTTTAAATCTTTGTTCCAAATGTTACAAAAATCATTCCCAATTTTCCACCACAGGACTTCAAAAACCACCCGCCACaacatcttcatcatcgtcTGTTGTCGGTGATTTACCGACAGAAACACGTGATCATGATGTAGTTACGTTACCAAGTAACGAGGGGGAGCAAGTAGTCGTGCGGAGTAGGTGTGGGTCGTGTAACAAGCGCGTGGGGCTCACGGGTTTTAGATGCAAGTGTGAAATGGTATTTTGTGGGACACATAGGTATCCTGAAAAACATGAGTGTTGTTTTGATTTTAAGACTGTTGGAAAAGAAGCTATTGCCAAGGCTAATCCGGTTGTGAAAGGGATGAAGCTTATTAACAAGATTTGA